The stretch of DNA GCTCATATTCAGAATGTATGTCTGCCCTTCGGCGGTGTAGGTGAAAGCGGCATGGGTGAGTACCACGGAAAAGCAAGTTTCGATGTCTTATCACACAAGAAGGCCGTGCTCAAGCGATCCTTCTTCGCTGATCCTCAAATGAAATACCCGCCCTACAGAACCCCGCTCAAGTATCTAAAGAAAGTGCTAAAATTCCTTTATTAAAAAATAGAAACCATTGCTAAAAATATACTGAAACCTCCCCAAAGCCTATATAGGCAGGGAAATGAAGGGGCCAGGATAGAAAGCTCTTCAACCCTTGTAAACCGAAGCCGGTCCTTGTTTTGCTGATTCTCCGCAACAGTTTCGGAGAATTTGGAAATGCCCGAAAAAGACTGCCTCTTAGATAGGACCAAGGGGATTTTTTTAAGAGAATAAATAGCTTTGAAAAATAGAGAGATCATAGACGCGGAACAAACAACAAAGAAGAAATTGCCCAACTCAAGCTGATGCAGCCAACCTGCGACGCAGGTGGTTGATGGCCATGTTACCTCAAAATATTATTGACAGGATGCATATGAAGGATGCATACTAATGCATATTACTTTTGAGGTGATCGTATATGAGAACAACATTAAATATCGAAGACGCATTGATAGACAGCGCATCAAGGCTGACCGGTATAAAGGAGAAAACCACCCTGGTGAAGCTTGGACTGGAGGCTTTGATTGCGAGGGAAAGCAGTAAGAGACTTGCAAAGCTTGGCGGCACAGAGAGACAGTTGAAAAACATACCGCGCAGAAGACCCGCAGAGGAATAATATGGTTCTCGTGGACACTTCAGTATGGGTCTCGCACCTACGGGCAGGGAATAAGGAGCTCATAGCATTGCTGAACAACGGAGACGTGATGTGTCATCCTTTTATTGTGGGCGAACTTGCCTGTGGAAATATCAAAAATAGAACATCAATACTCTCTCTTCTTCAGTTGCTCCCTATGGCAGTCCAAGTAGAGAACGAAGAAGCCTTGCATTTCATAGAGACCAATAGCCTTATGGGAAAGGGGTTAGGCTATGCGGATATACACTTGTCTGCCTCGGCAGTGTTGTCGGGGGTCCCAATATGGACTCTGGACAAGAGTCTTGCTAAGATCAGTGAAAAGCTGAATATAGGTTATTCGGCCGCTTGAAGAGATAACAAGGGAGACCAAGGGGACATCTCAAGATAAAGCGACCTCTCGCTGAGTTGTATGTTGGGCGACAAGAGCTCAATAGAATAAAGGTAGGACTTATAACCGGAAAAAGGAGGAAAAAAATGAAGAAGATGCAATACAGAATTGTTTTAGTAGCAATGTGGGCGTTGATACTGTTGAATGCTGCATGGGCGCAGAGTGCGGACAATTCCCTTCCAGTTGGACCCAAGAAGACTACAGAGAGCGGGCTTAAAATCTTCTTTAACGGAACCATTCTTACCGTCGATGAAAATATGTCCGAAGCACAGGCAATAGCGATAAAAGACGGAAAAATCATTGCCGTTGGAACAAATAAAGAAGTTTTGAAACATAGAACCCGGAACACAAAATTTATTAATCTGAAAAGTAAAACCCTGATGCCGGGGTTTGTGGAAACCCATTCACATCCAGTCCTTAAAATGATAGTTGAAAACTACACAGTTGATATCCGACCTGCGACTGGTCATACCGATGGCGTAGAGATCATGGATACGGTCAGAAAGACCATTGCCAAAGCCAAGCCTGATGAATATCTGGTCTTTTTTGGCTGGGATCCTCTTTTACAGAAGGGGCTGAAGAATCCAACCAGAAAGGAACTTGATGTGTTATCACCTAACAATCCTATTTTCATATGGGGCAATAGTGTTCATGTTGCTTTTGCCAATACCAGGGCACTTGAGCTGGCCGGAATCAACAAAAACACTCCTGACCCGGGCGGCTCGATGGGTGGATCTTTTGGACATGATAAGGATGGTGAATTAGACGGCAGAATTGATCAGGGTGGACCGGTTGGAATAGTGATTGCCCCCTTTTTAAAAAGTAAGATCGACAATCCGCAGAAAGCAGCAGAAGCTATATATAATGGTTGGCTGGTAAACGCCAGTGACGGAGTTACAACCATTAGCGACGATGTATTATTAGAAGAAGCGATGGCAATTTACCAGTTAACAGCCGAAAAATTTAAAACAATACGTGTCCGTGGATATGCCGTTGATTATCAAAAGTGGAAACCTTTTGAAGGTGACGCAATGATAAAGGTCAATGGTGGAAAATTGTTTGTTGACGGAAGCCCCTGGACCGGAACAATAACCATGACACAGCCGTATCTCGTCAACAATACAACCGTTAAGATTATGGATACCCCTGCCGGATATATGCAAAAACCATATGTAAGCCAGGAAGAACTGCAAACATTCATCGACGACATTCTCAAAAGCAAGCGCTCGGCCGAAATTCATGTTGAGGGCGATCAAGCTATCCAGATGGCGCTGG from Pseudomonadota bacterium encodes:
- a CDS encoding type II toxin-antitoxin system VapB family antitoxin yields the protein MRTTLNIEDALIDSASRLTGIKEKTTLVKLGLEALIARESSKRLAKLGGTERQLKNIPRRRPAEE
- a CDS encoding type II toxin-antitoxin system VapC family toxin, with protein sequence MVLVDTSVWVSHLRAGNKELIALLNNGDVMCHPFIVGELACGNIKNRTSILSLLQLLPMAVQVENEEALHFIETNSLMGKGLGYADIHLSASAVLSGVPIWTLDKSLAKISEKLNIGYSAA
- a CDS encoding amidohydrolase — encoded protein: MKKMQYRIVLVAMWALILLNAAWAQSADNSLPVGPKKTTESGLKIFFNGTILTVDENMSEAQAIAIKDGKIIAVGTNKEVLKHRTRNTKFINLKSKTLMPGFVETHSHPVLKMIVENYTVDIRPATGHTDGVEIMDTVRKTIAKAKPDEYLVFFGWDPLLQKGLKNPTRKELDVLSPNNPIFIWGNSVHVAFANTRALELAGINKNTPDPGGSMGGSFGHDKDGELDGRIDQGGPVGIVIAPFLKSKIDNPQKAAEAIYNGWLVNASDGVTTISDDVLLEEAMAIYQLTAEKFKTIRVRGYAVDYQKWKPFEGDAMIKVNGGKLFVDGSPWTGTITMTQPYLVNNTTVKIMDTPAGYMQKPYVSQEELQTFIDDILKSKRSAEIHVEGDQAIQMALDAIEKGLIQYPWDNHRIRLAHVPMIRDDQIERAKKLGAQLTFLMAHVKYWGDVIPTLVGDKRGQRWCPVASAKKYGANFAFHFDGPTSPNKPLETLQTVTTRKTVSGKVLGPEERISIDDAIRGYTINAAYQLFMEKEVGSIEPGKYADMIILSDNPRKVDLEKLSKIKVLATYVNGEEIWRAKK